A region from the Variovorax sp. V93 genome encodes:
- a CDS encoding 2OG-Fe(II) oxygenase, producing the protein MSQPISPELREWLVSQLAAGHSVPALRASMRAAGWQDAATDLALAQLEAGFPHVEVARPRRTEMPGPDLEGAPLYIDAGDRRVQVLQTMRHPRVVVFGNLVSPEECEGLIAAARVRLARSLTVETRTGGEVLNVDRTSEGMFFERGENEIVSRLEQRIAALLRWPVEFGEGLQILRYAPGAQYRPHYDYFDPGEPGTPTILKRGGQRVATLVMYLQEPGQGGATTFPDVGLEVAPVRGTGVFFSYEEPDPATRTLHGGAPVLAGEKWVATKWLREREFK; encoded by the coding sequence ATGTCGCAACCGATCAGTCCGGAGCTCCGGGAATGGCTGGTGTCGCAGCTCGCGGCAGGGCATTCGGTGCCCGCGCTGCGCGCCTCGATGCGCGCGGCCGGCTGGCAGGACGCGGCCACCGACCTCGCGCTGGCGCAGCTCGAGGCCGGCTTTCCGCACGTGGAGGTGGCCAGGCCGCGGCGCACCGAGATGCCCGGCCCCGACCTCGAAGGCGCGCCGCTCTACATCGACGCGGGGGACCGCCGCGTGCAGGTGCTGCAGACCATGCGGCATCCGCGCGTGGTCGTGTTCGGCAACCTGGTGTCGCCCGAGGAGTGCGAAGGGCTGATCGCCGCGGCGCGGGTGCGGCTGGCGCGCTCGCTCACGGTCGAGACGCGCACCGGCGGCGAGGTGCTCAACGTCGACCGCACCAGCGAAGGCATGTTCTTCGAGCGCGGCGAGAACGAGATCGTCTCGCGCCTCGAGCAGCGCATTGCCGCGCTGCTGCGCTGGCCGGTGGAGTTTGGCGAAGGCCTGCAGATCCTGCGCTATGCGCCCGGCGCCCAGTACCGCCCGCACTACGACTATTTCGACCCCGGCGAGCCTGGCACGCCCACCATCCTCAAGCGCGGCGGCCAGCGCGTGGCCACGCTCGTGATGTACCTGCAGGAGCCCGGGCAGGGCGGCGCCACCACCTTCCCCGACGTCGGCCTGGAAGTGGCGCCCGTGCGCGGCACCGGCGTGTTCTTCAGCTACGAGGAACCCGACCCCGCCACCCGCACGCTGCATGGCGGCGCGCCCGTGCTCGCGGGCGAGAAGTGGGTGGCCACCAAATGGCTGCGCGAACGCGAATTCAAATGA
- a CDS encoding alpha/beta fold hydrolase, which produces MKLLANGLQIEVDDTGGEGRPVALLIMGLGMQLVGWPQDFVQALVDAGFRVVRHDNRDIGLSQGFDHAGTGNIVWESIRQRLGLQVRSAYTLQDMARDSLGVLDALGIRQAHIIGASMGGMIAQHLAAEAPERVTSLVSIMSSSGARGLPGPRSDVAAMLLRRPLGGGEAELVAHSIRLLRLIQSPAYPQSTEALAERLTFSMRRAYRPAGMFRQMLAIGADARRPEVLPRIKCPTLVLHGEADALVPMACGLDTAKRIPGAKFVSIPGMGHDLPPEVCAILAHHIAPFLHAAEEHHKP; this is translated from the coding sequence ATGAAGCTGCTGGCCAACGGATTGCAGATCGAGGTCGACGACACCGGCGGCGAGGGCCGCCCGGTGGCCCTGCTCATCATGGGCCTGGGCATGCAGCTGGTCGGCTGGCCGCAGGACTTCGTGCAGGCGCTGGTCGATGCGGGCTTTCGCGTGGTGCGCCACGACAACCGCGACATCGGCCTGAGCCAGGGCTTCGACCATGCAGGTACCGGCAACATCGTGTGGGAGAGCATCCGCCAGCGCCTGGGCCTGCAGGTGCGTTCGGCCTACACCCTGCAGGACATGGCGCGCGATTCGCTGGGCGTGCTCGACGCGCTGGGCATCAGGCAGGCGCACATCATCGGCGCCTCGATGGGCGGCATGATCGCGCAGCACCTGGCCGCCGAAGCGCCCGAGCGCGTGACCAGCCTCGTGAGCATCATGAGTTCCAGCGGGGCGCGAGGCCTGCCCGGACCGCGCAGCGACGTTGCCGCCATGCTGCTGCGCCGGCCCCTGGGCGGCGGCGAGGCCGAGCTGGTGGCGCACAGCATCCGGCTGCTCAGGCTGATCCAGAGCCCCGCCTATCCGCAGAGCACCGAGGCCTTGGCCGAGCGCCTCACCTTCAGCATGCGCCGCGCCTACCGTCCGGCCGGCATGTTCCGCCAGATGCTCGCGATTGGCGCCGACGCGCGCCGCCCCGAAGTGCTGCCGCGCATCAAGTGCCCGACGCTGGTGCTGCACGGCGAGGCCGACGCGCTGGTGCCGATGGCGTGCGGGCTGGACACCGCCAAGCGCATTCCGGGCGCGAAGTTCGTCAGCATTCCCGGCATGGGCCATGACCTGCCGCCCGAGGTGTGTGCCATCCTCGCCCACCACATCGCGCCGTTCCTGCATGCGGCCGAAGAACACCACAAGCCATGA